Proteins found in one Tamandua tetradactyla isolate mTamTet1 chromosome 1, mTamTet1.pri, whole genome shotgun sequence genomic segment:
- the LOC143675831 gene encoding isopentenyl-diphosphate delta-isomerase 2-like isoform X2 has translation MALVSLFSTFPRLISRNLQFPRTVGSQLATLSGLNLDWLDKRQLQRLDEKLIVTDENDKVIGTDTKKNCHLNENIEKGLLHRAFSVVLFNTENKLLVQQRADSKLTFPGYFTDSCSSHPLFNSEELEEKDAVGIKRAAQRRLQSELGIPQQQLSPEDISFMTIYHHKAKSDKIWGEHEICYLLLIRKNVPVNPDPSETKSFCYMTKEELKVLLERGAKGEVKVTPWLRTISEKFLYKWWDHLPDVAQFAEPHKIHRV, from the exons GTTTCCACGCCTGATATCCAGGAATCTCCAGTTTCCAAGAACG GTTGGATCACAACTAGCAACTTTATCTGGATTAAATCTTGATTGGCTTGATAAGCGGCAATTGCAGCGTTTAGATGAAAAGTTAATTGTTACTGATGAAAATGATAAAGTTATTGGTACAGACACTAAGAAGAATTGCCATTTGAATGAAAACATCGAAAAAG gactGTTGCACCGAGCCTTCAGTGTTGTCTTGTTCAATACAGAGAATAAACTCTTGGTACAGCAGAGAGCAGACAGTAAACTTACTTTTCCGG GGTATTTTACTGACTCTTGCTCTAGTCATCCATTATTCAACTCagaagaactggaagaaaaagaCGCTGTTGGAATAAAGAGAGCAGCTCAGAGACGTCTGCAGAGTGAGTTGGGAATTCCTCAGCAACAG CTTTCTCCAGAGGACATTTCATTTATGACAATATATCATCACAAGGCAAAATCAGATAAAATTTGGGGAGAACATGAAATTTGTTACCTTCTGCTTATAAGAAAGAATGTTCCTGTAAATCCAGATCCCAGTGAAACAAAAAGTTTCTGCTACATGACCAAAGAGGAATTAAAAGTGCTACTGGAAAGAGGGGCTAAAGGAGAAGTAAAAGTTACTCCATGGTTGAGAACCATCTCAGAGAAGTTTCTGTATAAATGGTGGGATCACTTACCTGATGTGGCCCAGTTTGCTGAGCCTCATAAAATACACAGAGTGTGA
- the LOC143675831 gene encoding isopentenyl-diphosphate delta-isomerase 2-like isoform X3 — translation MILLCLFPMFPRLISRNLQFPRTVGSQLATLSGLNLDWLDKRQLQRLDEKLIVTDENDKVIGTDTKKNCHLNENIEKGLLHRAFSVVLFNTENKLLVQQRADSKLTFPGYFTDSCSSHPLFNSEELEEKDAVGIKRAAQRRLQSELGIPQQQLSPEDISFMTIYHHKAKSDKIWGEHEICYLLLIRKNVPVNPDPSETKSFCYMTKEELKVLLERGAKGEVKVTPWLRTISEKFLYKWWDHLPDVAQFAEPHKIHRV, via the exons GTTTCCACGCCTGATATCCAGGAATCTCCAGTTTCCAAGAACG GTTGGATCACAACTAGCAACTTTATCTGGATTAAATCTTGATTGGCTTGATAAGCGGCAATTGCAGCGTTTAGATGAAAAGTTAATTGTTACTGATGAAAATGATAAAGTTATTGGTACAGACACTAAGAAGAATTGCCATTTGAATGAAAACATCGAAAAAG gactGTTGCACCGAGCCTTCAGTGTTGTCTTGTTCAATACAGAGAATAAACTCTTGGTACAGCAGAGAGCAGACAGTAAACTTACTTTTCCGG GGTATTTTACTGACTCTTGCTCTAGTCATCCATTATTCAACTCagaagaactggaagaaaaagaCGCTGTTGGAATAAAGAGAGCAGCTCAGAGACGTCTGCAGAGTGAGTTGGGAATTCCTCAGCAACAG CTTTCTCCAGAGGACATTTCATTTATGACAATATATCATCACAAGGCAAAATCAGATAAAATTTGGGGAGAACATGAAATTTGTTACCTTCTGCTTATAAGAAAGAATGTTCCTGTAAATCCAGATCCCAGTGAAACAAAAAGTTTCTGCTACATGACCAAAGAGGAATTAAAAGTGCTACTGGAAAGAGGGGCTAAAGGAGAAGTAAAAGTTACTCCATGGTTGAGAACCATCTCAGAGAAGTTTCTGTATAAATGGTGGGATCACTTACCTGATGTGGCCCAGTTTGCTGAGCCTCATAAAATACACAGAGTGTGA